A portion of the Chondrinema litorale genome contains these proteins:
- a CDS encoding SpoIIE family protein phosphatase: MKIQLEASPSKKLTFSYIVALSIMGILAILCFFIFHFSLSIKEYDSRFIRIAGQQGMLSQTLVKESLILQNIYNQPNYNTKLQSFENNFRELWRIHEGLIKGDEGLNLPGKKSKDVEKLLNAVESHFQKIRRACEDIISTYDYDIAERKIILDKKINVLLENEEYFQGIMNELLIQYELEAQVNQAILKKVVLVVFGANIIGIFIIGLFVFRPVVKNIAKIFEKINKEKEYLRNLNSELAEAQDEVLENSDELLELNMVLMSTKDKVESALKNEYALRQKTEAAHLKLEQVHTDLEYKNKQIEASINYAQRIQDSLLPRISELPKMLEDSFIFFRPKNVVSGDFYWYFQKDYRTIIAAIDCMGHGVPGAFMSLIGERLLYEAVYIKGLTKASEILNELDVMFKKIFKHDIDVNGDTLDVALCVIDNHPEKLKLFNAKPKVEYAGARNPLIFIQNEEINEIKGDRISIGSRNRKNEPNLFTNHEIELDDNTGYFYIYSDGFQDQFGGPGTVGKKFTKKRLKELFLSIHKLPFEEQKSMLNSELEQWMYEENPNQIQIDDILIIGFKIN, translated from the coding sequence ATGAAAATACAGCTTGAAGCTAGCCCCAGTAAGAAGTTAACTTTTTCCTATATAGTTGCATTATCTATTATGGGGATATTAGCTATTCTTTGCTTTTTTATTTTCCATTTTTCACTGAGTATAAAAGAATACGATAGCAGGTTTATAAGAATAGCTGGACAACAGGGAATGTTAAGTCAGACTTTAGTAAAAGAATCGCTTATTCTTCAAAATATTTATAACCAACCAAATTATAATACCAAGCTCCAAAGTTTTGAAAACAATTTTAGAGAGTTGTGGCGAATTCACGAAGGCTTAATTAAAGGAGATGAAGGCCTGAACTTACCCGGAAAGAAAAGTAAGGATGTTGAAAAATTACTAAATGCGGTAGAGTCTCATTTCCAAAAAATTAGAAGAGCTTGTGAAGATATTATCTCAACTTATGATTACGATATAGCTGAAAGAAAAATAATTCTGGATAAAAAAATAAATGTTCTTCTTGAGAATGAAGAATACTTTCAAGGGATTATGAATGAACTTTTGATTCAGTATGAACTTGAAGCACAGGTTAATCAAGCTATTCTTAAAAAAGTTGTTTTAGTTGTATTTGGAGCGAATATAATTGGTATATTTATTATTGGGCTTTTTGTATTTAGGCCAGTAGTAAAAAATATTGCTAAGATTTTTGAGAAAATAAATAAAGAGAAAGAATATCTTAGAAATCTCAATTCAGAATTGGCAGAAGCTCAAGATGAAGTATTAGAAAATTCTGATGAGTTACTTGAGCTTAACATGGTATTGATGAGCACAAAAGACAAGGTTGAAAGTGCCTTGAAAAACGAATATGCACTAAGACAAAAAACTGAAGCCGCCCATTTAAAATTAGAACAGGTTCATACAGACTTAGAATATAAAAATAAGCAGATCGAAGCTAGTATTAACTATGCCCAGAGAATTCAAGATTCGCTGTTGCCAAGAATAAGCGAATTGCCCAAAATGCTTGAAGATTCCTTTATTTTCTTTAGACCAAAAAATGTAGTTAGCGGAGATTTTTACTGGTATTTTCAGAAAGATTACAGGACAATAATTGCTGCTATTGACTGTATGGGGCATGGTGTACCAGGCGCTTTTATGTCTTTAATAGGGGAAAGGCTACTTTATGAAGCTGTTTATATTAAAGGACTTACAAAGGCGAGCGAGATTTTGAACGAACTTGATGTGATGTTTAAAAAGATTTTTAAGCATGATATTGATGTAAATGGTGATACATTAGATGTGGCGCTTTGTGTAATTGACAATCATCCGGAAAAATTGAAATTGTTTAATGCAAAGCCGAAGGTTGAATATGCAGGAGCGCGAAATCCATTAATTTTTATTCAAAATGAAGAAATTAATGAGATAAAAGGAGATAGAATTTCTATAGGTAGCAGAAACCGTAAAAACGAGCCTAATTTATTTACCAATCATGAGATTGAGCTGGATGATAATACAGGCTATTTTTATATTTATTCAGATGGTTTTCAAGATCAGTTTGGTGGTCCGGGTACAGTTGGTAAAAAGTTCACTAAGAAAAGACTTAAAGAATTATTCCTCAGTATACACAAACTTCCTTTTGAAGAGCAAAAAAGTATGCTTAATTCCGAATTAGAACAGTGGATGTACGAAGAAAATCCAAATCAGATTCAGATTGACGATATCTTAATTATTGGTTTTAAAATTAATTAG
- a CDS encoding tagaturonate epimerase family protein, producing the protein MISLDKYSFGFGDRFSLHGEAFIQALKKANDSGLKITPVWNKSFRGYSFVGDDAATVKEKVDKLMLKHTWCKQYLIDADHIKYDNVSEFIDACDYFTIDVSGYIRKLAHYDEMDSFIKANQKYIGRMNVPGMSETFQVFENMITSFAGMYLLAAQKAGEVYQLIKKRKGHKNFITEISMDEVHYSHSPLELFFILNALAYYDVDFQLISPKFIGRFNKNVEYAGETQKFKAELEMYLKMINFAVDEFSLNPNLKLSIHSGSDKFAIYPIIKDVIQKFDAGIHIKTSGIGWLDSIMYLAKLEGEAYDFVKEIYITSYEDFSELVTPYDKVVDINKSKLPTPEEINKLNGAQFKAALDNNPDNKDYNPTLRQFISCAYKTAACQKEKYERLVNENLGMINKQIEENLFDRHFSQIYPASN; encoded by the coding sequence ATGATCTCGCTAGATAAATATTCATTTGGCTTTGGTGACAGGTTTTCTCTCCATGGTGAAGCATTTATACAAGCGCTTAAAAAAGCCAATGATTCAGGTTTAAAAATCACTCCAGTCTGGAATAAATCTTTTAGAGGCTATTCATTTGTTGGTGATGATGCCGCTACAGTAAAAGAAAAGGTAGACAAGCTAATGCTAAAACATACTTGGTGCAAGCAATACCTAATTGATGCAGACCACATCAAGTATGATAATGTTTCTGAGTTTATAGATGCTTGCGATTATTTTACAATTGATGTTTCTGGATACATCAGAAAACTGGCTCATTACGACGAAATGGACAGTTTTATAAAAGCAAATCAGAAATATATTGGTAGAATGAATGTGCCTGGTATGAGTGAAACTTTTCAAGTATTTGAAAATATGATCACTTCATTTGCAGGAATGTACCTACTCGCTGCACAAAAAGCAGGAGAAGTTTATCAGCTCATAAAAAAAAGAAAAGGACACAAGAATTTCATTACCGAAATTTCTATGGATGAAGTTCACTACTCCCATAGTCCGTTAGAATTGTTTTTTATTTTGAATGCTCTTGCCTACTACGATGTCGATTTTCAATTAATCTCACCAAAGTTTATTGGGAGATTTAATAAAAATGTTGAGTATGCTGGGGAGACACAAAAGTTTAAGGCAGAGCTAGAGATGTATCTAAAAATGATAAATTTCGCAGTTGATGAGTTTAGCTTGAACCCTAATCTTAAGTTGAGCATACACAGCGGTAGCGATAAATTTGCTATCTATCCGATTATCAAAGACGTTATCCAAAAATTTGATGCTGGTATTCATATAAAAACCTCTGGAATAGGCTGGTTAGACTCAATAATGTATCTAGCAAAACTAGAAGGAGAAGCATACGATTTTGTGAAGGAAATTTATATTACTTCTTATGAAGATTTTTCTGAATTGGTAACTCCATATGACAAAGTGGTAGATATCAATAAATCTAAACTGCCGACTCCAGAAGAAATTAATAAATTAAATGGTGCGCAGTTTAAAGCTGCTCTAGACAATAATCCAGATAATAAGGATTATAACCCTACTTTAAGACAATTTATATCTTGTGCTTATAAAACAGCCGCTTGTCAAAAAGAAAAATATGAGAGATTGGTTAATGAAAATCTGGGAATGATAAATAAGCAAATTGAAGAAAATTTATTTGACAGGCACTTTTCTCAAATCTATCCAGCTTCTAATTAA
- a CDS encoding peptidoglycan recognition protein family protein — MKILFSVYILFFISSFNLSAQIKIIDKPITWNDKRKDLSLEYLQQRHSLDLDSPYINPKMVVVHYTVIPTLEGTMRAFMNPELPGAREAIKGASSLNVSSQFVIDQDGTIYRLLPETAFARHVIGLNYCAIGIENVGGTEEVPLTKKQLKSNVKLIKYLKKKYDIEYLIGHSEYTDFAGSTLWKEVDDNYRTTKSDPGEDFMKGIRKKVKKLDFKSKP; from the coding sequence ATGAAAATTCTCTTTTCTGTTTACATTCTATTTTTTATTAGCTCTTTCAACCTTTCTGCTCAAATTAAAATAATTGATAAACCAATTACTTGGAATGATAAAAGAAAGGACTTATCGCTTGAATACCTGCAACAAAGACATAGCTTAGACTTGGACTCACCTTACATTAATCCAAAAATGGTTGTAGTACATTACACAGTTATTCCAACTTTAGAAGGAACAATGCGGGCTTTTATGAATCCAGAATTGCCCGGAGCAAGAGAAGCTATTAAAGGAGCAAGTTCTCTTAATGTTTCATCGCAGTTTGTAATCGATCAAGATGGTACAATTTACAGGCTTTTACCAGAAACTGCTTTTGCCCGACATGTAATCGGATTAAACTATTGTGCTATTGGAATTGAAAATGTTGGAGGAACTGAAGAAGTTCCGCTCACAAAAAAACAATTAAAATCTAATGTAAAATTGATTAAATATTTAAAGAAAAAATATGACATTGAATATTTAATTGGCCACTCAGAATACACCGATTTTGCTGGCTCTACGCTTTGGAAAGAGGTTGACGACAACTATAGAACTACAAAATCTGACCCAGGAGAAGACTTTATGAAAGGCATAAGAAAGAAGGTGAAAAAACTAGATTTTAAGAGCAAACCATAA
- a CDS encoding dipeptide epimerase, with product MQLKIKKQTLQLKQTFTISRGSRTSVDNAIVLLSFNGFTGLGEATANPYYNITTDLIEQDLLALESFLADYQFINPEKLWQDVFPLLQANPFALCALDEAAHDLYGKINNQPLYKLWNLDYSKAPLSNYTLGIDKIPEMINKIKEMPWPVYKIKLGTAHDLEIVKALRKETDAILRVDANGGWTAEQCISFSKEFKNLGVEFIEQPLPAEEHEAMKEAFKYSELPLVADESCIVESDVPKCKGLFHGVNIKLMKCGGITPARRMVKAARSLGMKVMVGCMTESSVGISSIAHIAPELDYVDMDGALLIKNDPASGIALDYGKIVYNELPGNGAALTADPIIN from the coding sequence ATGCAACTGAAAATAAAGAAACAAACTTTACAATTAAAACAAACTTTCACAATTTCCAGAGGAAGTCGCACTAGTGTAGACAATGCCATTGTTTTACTTTCTTTTAATGGTTTTACAGGTTTAGGAGAAGCGACCGCTAATCCATATTACAACATTACCACAGATTTAATTGAACAGGATTTACTTGCTCTTGAAAGTTTTCTTGCGGACTATCAGTTTATAAATCCTGAAAAATTATGGCAAGATGTTTTTCCTTTACTTCAAGCTAATCCGTTTGCACTTTGTGCATTAGATGAGGCAGCTCATGACCTATATGGTAAAATCAATAATCAACCATTGTATAAACTTTGGAATTTAGACTATTCTAAGGCTCCTCTAAGCAATTACACCCTCGGTATTGATAAAATCCCTGAAATGATTAATAAAATCAAGGAAATGCCTTGGCCTGTGTATAAAATTAAATTGGGTACAGCCCACGATCTTGAAATAGTTAAAGCACTTAGAAAAGAGACGGATGCCATATTGAGAGTAGATGCTAATGGTGGATGGACAGCTGAACAATGCATCTCTTTTTCTAAAGAATTTAAAAATCTGGGAGTAGAATTTATAGAACAACCACTGCCAGCAGAAGAGCACGAGGCAATGAAAGAAGCTTTTAAATATTCTGAACTGCCACTTGTTGCAGATGAAAGTTGTATTGTTGAAAGTGATGTGCCAAAATGCAAAGGTTTGTTTCACGGAGTAAATATTAAGCTGATGAAATGTGGTGGAATAACACCTGCTAGAAGGATGGTTAAAGCAGCTAGAAGTTTAGGTATGAAAGTAATGGTTGGATGCATGACAGAATCAAGTGTAGGGATTTCTTCGATCGCTCATATAGCACCAGAATTGGATTATGTTGATATGGATGGTGCATTATTGATTAAAAATGATCCTGCATCTGGCATTGCTCTAGACTATGGCAAAATTGTTTACAATGAACTTCCGGGCAATGGAGCGGCTTTAACTGCTGATCCGATAATTAATTAA
- a CDS encoding N-acyl-D-amino-acid deacylase family protein — protein sequence MRYIYFFTLALFVFSCTPYDTIITNGKVYDGTGGGMQTVDIGIKNDRIKTVGVIEKKKAENIIDAEGKVVSPGFINNLSWAAYPLELDGRSMSDIKQGVTLEIFGEGSSPGPYNSEKVKHTRFSLGQNMDYLVEKGISTNIASFIGATTLRLHQIGSDDRPPTPEELKKMQELVKEGMEEGALGIGSSLIYPPAFFASTEELIALSKIAGEYNGTYISHMRSEGDKLKEAVEELITIAKEANIDAEIYHLKAAGERNWDKLDEVLELIEKAQESGLNITANMYNYTGASTGLDACLPPWTQDGGKEKWLARLNDPETKKEIIAEMQQSENEWENFLQLAGDPKNILLLGFDKDSLSYLNGKNLGEVAKARGISPAETVIDLIVANNGDISTAYFLMSEENVKKQLKLPYITFCSDARSIASEGDNLKYMTHPRTYGNFARLLGKYVREEKVLRMEEAIYKLSGLSAEKLKIVERGKLLEGYFADVVIFDPEKIIDTATFTEPHQYAEGVEYVFVNGTLVLENGKHTGATPGKFVKGPGFKK from the coding sequence ATGCGATATATCTATTTTTTTACGCTTGCACTTTTTGTGTTTTCTTGTACACCTTACGACACAATTATTACCAATGGGAAAGTCTATGATGGAACAGGTGGAGGAATGCAAACTGTGGATATCGGAATAAAAAATGACCGAATAAAAACAGTAGGGGTAATAGAGAAGAAAAAGGCGGAAAACATAATTGATGCTGAAGGAAAAGTAGTGAGTCCGGGATTTATTAATAATTTAAGTTGGGCAGCATATCCATTAGAATTAGATGGTCGCTCAATGAGTGATATTAAACAAGGTGTAACATTGGAGATTTTTGGAGAAGGAAGTTCACCGGGACCTTATAACTCAGAGAAGGTTAAACACACACGTTTTAGCTTGGGACAAAATATGGATTATCTGGTTGAAAAAGGTATTTCGACAAACATTGCTTCATTTATTGGTGCAACCACTTTGCGCCTCCACCAAATAGGAAGTGACGACAGGCCTCCTACACCTGAAGAACTCAAAAAAATGCAAGAATTGGTGAAAGAAGGTATGGAAGAAGGAGCTTTGGGTATTGGTAGCTCATTAATTTATCCACCTGCTTTTTTTGCCTCAACAGAAGAGCTGATTGCTTTGAGTAAAATTGCTGGTGAGTATAACGGTACTTACATTTCTCATATGCGGAGTGAAGGTGATAAACTGAAAGAGGCAGTTGAAGAATTGATAACCATTGCTAAAGAAGCAAATATAGATGCTGAAATTTATCATTTGAAAGCGGCAGGAGAAAGAAACTGGGATAAACTAGATGAAGTACTAGAATTGATTGAAAAAGCTCAGGAATCAGGTTTAAACATTACTGCAAATATGTACAATTACACTGGCGCATCTACAGGTTTAGATGCTTGCTTGCCACCTTGGACACAAGATGGAGGTAAAGAGAAATGGCTAGCAAGATTGAATGACCCAGAAACCAAAAAGGAGATTATTGCAGAAATGCAGCAGTCAGAAAATGAATGGGAGAACTTTCTTCAATTAGCTGGCGATCCCAAAAATATTTTATTACTAGGTTTCGATAAAGATTCTCTAAGTTATTTAAATGGTAAAAACCTCGGTGAGGTAGCCAAAGCAAGAGGTATTTCACCCGCAGAAACTGTTATTGATTTAATTGTAGCAAACAATGGTGATATCAGTACAGCTTATTTTTTAATGTCAGAAGAAAATGTAAAGAAGCAATTAAAATTACCCTATATCACTTTTTGTTCTGATGCACGCTCAATTGCTTCTGAAGGCGATAATCTTAAGTACATGACTCACCCTCGTACATATGGCAACTTTGCCCGCTTACTTGGTAAGTATGTAAGGGAAGAAAAGGTATTGCGTATGGAAGAAGCCATCTACAAACTTTCAGGTCTTTCAGCAGAAAAACTCAAAATCGTAGAGAGAGGCAAACTACTCGAAGGGTATTTTGCAGACGTGGTAATTTTCGATCCAGAAAAAATAATAGATACAGCAACTTTTACAGAGCCGCACCAATATGCAGAAGGTGTCGAATATGTTTTTGTAAACGGTACACTTGTTTTAGAAAACGGAAAACATACTGGTGCGACTCCTGGTAAATTCGTAAAAGGTCCGGGATTTAAAAAATAA
- a CDS encoding MaoC family dehydratase, translated as MVIINGLDDIENYLGKEIGMSPWHKVTQEQINKFAEATGDFQWIHTDVERCKVESPFKTTIAHGYLTLSMAPHFMEQIFKVEKVSMGINYGLNKVRFSSHVPVNSNLRLRVKLTELLRKEYTAKMTLKLTFEIEGQEKAVCVAESLALLKA; from the coding sequence ATGGTCATCATTAATGGCTTGGATGATATAGAAAATTACCTGGGTAAAGAAATTGGCATGTCGCCATGGCATAAAGTTACTCAAGAGCAAATTAACAAATTCGCAGAAGCAACCGGTGATTTTCAGTGGATTCATACCGATGTGGAGAGGTGTAAAGTAGAATCGCCTTTTAAAACTACCATTGCACATGGATATCTTACACTTTCTATGGCACCACACTTTATGGAGCAAATATTTAAAGTGGAAAAAGTGAGCATGGGTATAAACTATGGTTTAAACAAAGTGAGGTTTTCGTCTCATGTACCTGTAAATAGTAATTTGAGACTCAGAGTAAAGCTTACCGAACTTTTAAGAAAAGAATACACAGCGAAAATGACACTCAAATTAACTTTTGAGATCGAAGGTCAGGAAAAAGCTGTTTGTGTAGCAGAATCTTTGGCTCTACTTAAAGCCTGA
- a CDS encoding FtsL-like putative cell division protein, whose protein sequence is MNQKTSAIPTIINIVAFTIFVAFTAYLYITNQNKWQSSVVENAHLADSLKKLTSEYQNQLEQYKANEELRIQTLKETRFDPFDSDNFRLYGLYRDVEKRYSSMEVSLMFNVNNANAVKSNDVLGERWFIIPMKGVHFWEEEETLTDIASKYYEEKKDSILISKFNLDAAPGKFIFIPFDKN, encoded by the coding sequence ATGAATCAAAAGACATCAGCAATTCCCACAATTATTAATATTGTAGCTTTTACGATTTTTGTGGCTTTTACTGCTTACCTTTATATTACAAACCAAAATAAATGGCAATCATCGGTTGTTGAAAACGCCCATCTGGCTGACAGTTTGAAAAAACTTACCAGTGAATATCAAAACCAGCTTGAGCAATATAAAGCAAATGAAGAGCTCCGTATTCAAACATTAAAAGAAACACGCTTCGATCCGTTCGACAGTGATAACTTCAGGTTATATGGTTTATATAGAGATGTTGAAAAAAGATATTCGTCTATGGAAGTCTCTTTAATGTTTAATGTAAATAATGCTAATGCTGTAAAAAGTAATGATGTACTAGGTGAAAGATGGTTTATTATTCCTATGAAAGGTGTACACTTTTGGGAAGAGGAAGAAACCTTAACTGATATTGCATCTAAGTATTATGAAGAGAAAAAAGACTCTATCCTGATATCCAAATTCAATCTGGATGCTGCACCGGGAAAGTTTATTTTCATCCCTTTTGATAAGAACTAA
- a CDS encoding gliding motility-associated C-terminal domain-containing protein: MKISLPQLCRAIVFLFLAQYSISAQATHIVGGELELQHVGNDLYQLGLILYFDNISGLEGARDPSATIYIYSKSTNVLIRQYTMPRVSVSRVEYTSPECAVGYLSTDKLYYRTQVRLSASIFNDPKGYYAVYERCCRNGSVQNIVDPGGAGQAFYMEFPAVVKDGEPFVNSTPKLFPPLSDYACINQPFQFDFSGSDADGDSLVYSLVTPLNGHSSRDEPVPNFPQSGPYETVTFLSNYDSTKMIPGNPALRIGKSTGYLEVTPSETGLFVFSVKCEEYRDGVKIGEVLRDFQMMVLDCKEANAPSVFAETASGEILSTTDTLVFEPGRIDNCINFFVTDPDDLTSLTTIINPIGFDDNDFIITSDQTGITNGGDTIMYSICLDECPIIKNQPYEIQIITADNSCSLPLRDTMSVYVLVPEPNTPPDIFSDDIVFNDATGCYSAEVNTDEEISFDVIGTDPDGDPVKLSLIGNGFNPDDEGMYFSADSALATVTSTFSWMPSCSNLPVDVEEAIFNLQFVVGDIGVCGTKATDTICVDLKVISNPPPNNAPELSADKELRMVEEGVFYDTVRVGEEYVLNLESYDIDSDSIRLVGDVEGYDFSDLNIFFGNISGFGLVRSRFYWRPTCHNIFDVENGATSEVFEFDFVTKDYKDCNNSEGDSIKLFLVLIYEISVEDAPVINIAGADYNESEKTFDVTIESGNLLELEIEGQDETKDLLTLRLNGLNFDAEAVNMLFSNTSGVSPVRTSLSWEPVCDYFNDSIDNTYMVQMVVSNIADCGVAAADTINLRIKLTDVQREAVEDFPNAFSPDGNNINDEYEILVLPPDLCNDQFKYIEITNRWGDVVFYDENRDFKWDGGDSPEGVYYYRVKYTKTQYKGIINLFKITE; encoded by the coding sequence ATGAAAATTTCTTTACCCCAGTTGTGTAGAGCTATTGTATTTTTGTTTCTTGCCCAATATTCAATTTCTGCACAAGCAACACATATTGTAGGTGGTGAGTTAGAATTACAACATGTAGGTAATGACCTATACCAACTTGGATTAATACTGTATTTCGATAATATTTCTGGGTTAGAAGGAGCCCGAGACCCAAGTGCAACCATTTACATTTATAGCAAGTCAACCAACGTGCTTATTCGCCAATATACAATGCCAAGGGTTTCTGTATCTCGAGTAGAATATACCTCGCCAGAATGTGCAGTTGGTTATTTAAGTACAGATAAATTGTACTACAGAACACAGGTAAGACTCTCTGCAAGCATATTTAACGATCCAAAGGGATATTATGCTGTTTATGAGCGCTGTTGTAGAAATGGTTCTGTACAAAATATTGTTGACCCTGGCGGAGCTGGTCAGGCATTTTATATGGAGTTTCCTGCTGTAGTGAAAGATGGTGAACCATTTGTGAATTCTACACCAAAATTATTTCCTCCATTAAGCGATTATGCTTGTATAAATCAGCCATTTCAATTTGATTTTTCTGGATCGGATGCAGATGGCGATTCTTTGGTTTATTCATTGGTAACACCACTAAACGGACATAGTTCTAGGGATGAACCAGTACCAAACTTCCCTCAATCTGGACCTTACGAGACAGTAACGTTTCTGTCTAATTACGATAGTACGAAGATGATTCCCGGAAATCCAGCATTAAGAATTGGAAAGAGTACTGGCTATTTGGAAGTTACACCTAGCGAAACAGGGCTTTTTGTATTTTCGGTAAAATGTGAAGAGTATAGAGATGGAGTAAAGATTGGTGAGGTATTAAGAGATTTTCAAATGATGGTGTTAGATTGTAAAGAGGCAAATGCACCATCAGTTTTTGCAGAGACTGCAAGCGGAGAAATTCTAAGTACAACCGATACGCTTGTTTTTGAGCCGGGTAGAATAGATAACTGCATTAACTTTTTTGTAACAGACCCCGATGATTTAACGAGTTTAACTACTATTATTAATCCTATTGGATTTGATGATAATGATTTTATTATAACAAGTGATCAAACTGGTATTACAAATGGTGGAGATACAATTATGTATTCTATTTGTTTAGATGAGTGCCCAATCATTAAAAATCAACCTTACGAAATCCAGATAATTACAGCAGATAACTCTTGTAGTTTACCTTTAAGAGATACTATGAGTGTATATGTGCTAGTGCCAGAACCTAACACGCCACCAGATATCTTTAGTGATGATATTGTGTTTAATGACGCCACTGGTTGCTACAGTGCAGAGGTGAACACAGATGAAGAAATTAGCTTTGATGTAATTGGTACAGACCCAGATGGTGATCCTGTGAAATTAAGTTTAATAGGTAATGGTTTTAATCCAGATGATGAGGGCATGTACTTTTCTGCCGATTCTGCACTGGCTACAGTAACATCAACTTTTAGTTGGATGCCTAGTTGTAGCAACCTACCTGTTGATGTAGAAGAAGCTATTTTTAACCTTCAATTTGTGGTAGGAGATATAGGTGTTTGTGGAACCAAAGCAACCGACACTATTTGTGTAGATTTAAAGGTAATTAGCAATCCGCCACCAAATAATGCACCTGAATTAAGTGCAGATAAAGAATTACGCATGGTGGAAGAAGGTGTTTTTTATGACACTGTAAGAGTGGGAGAAGAGTATGTGCTTAATCTCGAAAGTTACGATATTGATTCAGATAGTATCAGGTTAGTAGGAGACGTAGAAGGTTATGACTTTTCTGATTTAAATATTTTCTTTGGAAACATCAGTGGTTTTGGCTTGGTTAGATCGCGGTTTTATTGGAGACCAACCTGTCATAATATTTTTGATGTTGAAAATGGTGCTACCTCAGAAGTATTTGAGTTTGATTTTGTGACCAAAGATTACAAAGATTGTAATAATTCAGAAGGTGATAGTATTAAGCTGTTTCTTGTATTGATTTATGAAATTAGTGTAGAAGATGCTCCAGTTATAAATATTGCAGGAGCAGATTACAATGAATCTGAAAAAACATTTGATGTTACTATTGAATCTGGAAATTTACTTGAACTTGAAATAGAAGGGCAAGATGAAACTAAAGATTTGCTCACATTAAGATTGAATGGGTTAAACTTTGATGCAGAAGCTGTGAATATGCTCTTTTCTAATACTTCTGGAGTTTCACCTGTGCGAACATCTTTAAGTTGGGAGCCTGTCTGCGATTACTTTAATGATTCTATTGATAATACTTATATGGTTCAAATGGTAGTGAGCAATATTGCAGATTGTGGAGTTGCTGCTGCTGACACCATCAATTTAAGAATTAAACTTACTGATGTTCAAAGAGAAGCTGTAGAGGATTTTCCGAATGCATTCTCTCCAGATGGTAACAATATTAATGATGAGTATGAAATTCTGGTTCTTCCACCAGATTTATGTAATGATCAGTTCAAATACATCGAGATTACCAACCGCTGGGGTGATGTAGTTTTTTACGATGAAAATCGAGACTTTAAATGGGATGGTGGAGATAGTCCAGAAGGTGTATATTATTATCGGGTTAAGTATACAAAAACTCAGTATAAAGGCATCATAAATTTATTTAAAATAACGGAGTAG
- a CDS encoding phosphoribosylpyrophosphate synthetase — protein MKNRDFDSLTEAINLLVKEGFTEDFQATDDYIEALKSDNKYKPEDLKITEQYRFEGMTDPDDSSELLAIEAKDGIKGTMVMAYGAKHSQNTDLIKQIKFEN, from the coding sequence ATGAAAAATAGAGATTTTGATAGTTTAACTGAAGCGATAAATTTATTAGTCAAAGAAGGATTTACTGAAGATTTTCAGGCAACTGATGATTACATTGAGGCTTTAAAGTCTGATAACAAGTATAAGCCAGAAGACTTAAAAATTACTGAGCAATACAGATTTGAAGGAATGACTGATCCAGATGATTCTTCGGAATTATTAGCCATTGAAGCTAAAGATGGTATAAAAGGAACGATGGTAATGGCATACGGAGCCAAACATTCTCAAAATACTGATTTAATAAAACAGATAAAATTTGAGAATTAA